One genomic segment of Anaerobiospirillum thomasii includes these proteins:
- a CDS encoding substrate-binding periplasmic protein, protein MSLIKKTFGAAAIAAMALIVCPAQAAGELAGKTLRIGVDPTNPPFATLANDYITPVGLDIDIIMELKKRLGFELAENRILPMLRGEQLRRVKNKQIDVLAGCLSATIERTEFMDFSHIYFDTGLSVIYSKKKYNNVDDIKKFSNGKVGAVLGTTGEDFIDRNIPGAEKVQLSSFMIGIVAVTQGKLDAMVYDKPIIEYFAQTMPAFNLQIVDKIYDRQHGQIAFGFAKDSPYAYDISTEMYRMKLDGTLDKIIKKYFK, encoded by the coding sequence ATGAGTTTGATAAAAAAGACCTTCGGTGCTGCTGCCATTGCAGCTATGGCTTTGATCGTATGCCCAGCCCAAGCCGCAGGTGAGCTTGCCGGAAAAACACTGCGTATTGGCGTAGATCCGACCAACCCTCCTTTTGCAACACTAGCTAATGATTATATAACTCCAGTTGGCCTTGATATTGATATTATCATGGAGCTAAAAAAGCGCCTTGGCTTTGAACTTGCAGAAAACCGTATTCTGCCTATGCTGCGCGGCGAGCAGCTAAGAAGAGTAAAAAATAAACAGATTGATGTGCTGGCAGGCTGTCTGTCAGCAACAATAGAACGTACTGAGTTTATGGATTTTAGCCATATCTACTTTGATACAGGTCTTAGCGTAATCTACTCAAAGAAAAAATATAACAATGTTGATGATATTAAAAAATTCTCCAATGGCAAAGTAGGTGCAGTTCTTGGCACCACAGGTGAGGATTTTATTGACAGAAATATCCCAGGAGCTGAGAAAGTGCAGCTGTCAAGCTTTATGATTGGCATAGTGGCAGTAACTCAGGGCAAACTTGATGCTATGGTCTATGACAAACCTATTATTGAGTACTTTGCTCAGACTATGCCAGCCTTTAATCTGCAGATTGTTGATAAAATCTACGACAGACAACACGGACAGATTGCCTTTGGCTTTGCCAAGGACTCGCCTTATGCCTATGATATATCAACAGAGATGTATCGCATGAAACTTGACGGTACGCTCGATAAGATTATAAAGAAGTATTTTAAATAA